The Apium graveolens cultivar Ventura chromosome 6, ASM990537v1, whole genome shotgun sequence genome contains a region encoding:
- the LOC141667570 gene encoding putative protein phosphatase 2C 63 codes for MSRSCYKGLGKFLGLSNSDGLLWHSDLKQHACGEFSIAVVQANSSLEDQSQVITTPNATYVGVFDGHGGPEASRFVNKYLFSNLHKFEAEQKGLSEDVIKKAFSATEEGFHQLVKRELPVRQQMATVGSCCLVGAVSNNELYVANLGDSRVVLGRRVSNGRSESVIAERLSNDHNVADEEVRKEVEALHPQPIVVHCHGVWRINGIIQVSRSIGDVYLKKPEFSKDPIFHPFKVPVLSAEPAVISRKLEPDDLFLIFASDGLWEQLSDEAVVDIVVKSPRAGIAKRLVTAAIQEVSKKLDMKYKDIKNKPRGYRRRFHDDITVIVIYLDQNAGSNRKYKKHANGGCISPPVDIFSHKTGDVVDGLIF; via the exons ATGTCGAGATCATGTTACAAAGGTCTAGGAAAGTTTCTAGGATTAAGTAACAGTGATGGGTTGTTATGGCACAGTGATTTGAAACAACATGCTTGTGGTGAATTTTCAATAGCTGTTGTTCAGGCTAATTCATCACTTGAAGATCAAAGTCAAGTTATCACAACGCCTAATGCTACTTATGTTGGTGTTTTTGATGGCCATGGTGGTCCTGAAGCTTCAAGATTTGTTAATAAATATTTGTTCTCTAATCTTCACA AATTTGAAGCAGAGCAGAAGGGTTTATCAGAAGATGTGATAAAGAAAGCGTTTAGTGCTACAGAGGAGGGGTTTCATCAATTAGTTAAGCGGGAGTTGCCTGTCAGACAACAAATGGCAACTGTTGGATCATGCTGTCTTGTTGGTGCTGTTTCAAATAATGAACTATATGTAGCTAACCTTGGAGATTCAAGAGTGGTTCTTGGGCGGAGGGTTTCAAATGGCCGAAGTGAATCTGTTATTGCGGAACGCTTGTCGAATGATCATAATGTTGCTGATGAGGAGGTGAGGAAGGAGGTTGAGGCACTTCATCCTCAACCTATTGTGGTACACTGCCATGGAGTTTGGAGAATAAATGGCATAATCCAG GTGTCAAGATCCATCGGTGATGTATATCTCAAGAAACCTGAGTTCAGCAAAGATCCTATATTCCATCCATTTAAAGTCCCTGTATTGTCCGCGGAGCCTGCAGTAATTTCTAGAAAGCTTGAACCAGATGACCTGTTTTTAATTTTCGCGTCTGATGGCCTTTGGGAACAGTTGAGTGATGAAGCAGTCGTGGATATTGTGGTTAAAAGCCCAAGAGCT GGAATAGCAAAGAGATTAGTTACAGCAGCAATCCAAGAAGTTTCAAAGAAACTGGACATGAAATACAAAGACATAAAGAACAAACCAAGGGGGTACAGGCGTAGGTTCCATGATGACATCACTGTTATTGTGATATATCTTGATCAAAATGCTGGTTCTAATCGGAAGTATAAGAAGCATGCTAACGGAGGCTGCATTTCACCCCCAGTAGATATCTTCTCCCACAAAACTGGTGATGTCGTTGACGGTCTTATATTCTAA